The following proteins are encoded in a genomic region of Zea mays cultivar B73 chromosome 9, Zm-B73-REFERENCE-NAM-5.0, whole genome shotgun sequence:
- the LOC103640217 gene encoding ras-related protein Rab5A → MGGQHYLYTASFTHAKKWVQELQAQGNSNTIVALAGNKADLLDTRQVSADEAKAYAQENGLFFMETSAKTATNVNDVFYEIAKKLLQGQQVQNPQGGMVLNQRPPERMVSSSSCCA, encoded by the exons ATGGGTGGCCAGCATTATCTATACACG GCCTCTTTTACACATGCGAAGAAATGGGTTCAAGAACTTCAAGCACAAG GAAACTCGAATACAATAGTGGCTCTTGCTGGGAACAAGGCTGATTTGTTAGATACGAGGCAGGTGTCAGCAGAT GAAGCAAAGGCGTACGCTCAAGAGAATGGTCTCTTCTTCATGGAAACTTCTGCCAAAACAGCTACCAATGTGAACGACGTGTTCTATGAGATTG CGAAGAAACTGCTTCAAGGGCAGCAGGTTCAGAACCCACAAGGCGGGATGGTTCTCAACCAGAGACCACCTGAGAGGATGGTGAGCTCTTCTTCCTGCTGTGCGTGA